The segment GAGTACGGCGAGCATCGCGGGCGCGCTGGCCGGCTCGCAGGCGAACCTCCTGCTTCCCGACCGCGTCTTCGGCTATCTGCTCGCGGCCTTCGTCGCGGGCGTCGGCGGGCTGATCGTCTATCGCGAGGCGGTCGGGCTCAAGCCATCGGACCGACTCGAGGCGGTTCCCGCCCGCCAGCGCCGGCTGCTGATCGGGACGATCGGGTTCGGAATCGGCGTCCTCGGAGCGATGCTCGGCGTCGGCGGCCCCGTCGTCGCGGTGCCGATCCTGGTCGTATTGGGCGTGCCGATGCTCGTGGCGGTCGCGGTCGCACAGGTCCAGTCGGTGTTCATCTCCAGCTTCGCGACGGTCGGCTACGTCGCGGTCGACGCGGTGTCGTTCCCGCTGGTTCTCGTCGTCGGAATCCCACAGCTGATCGGGGTGGTGGTGGGGTGGCAGGTCGCCCAGCGAGTCGACCCCGAGCGGCTGCGAGTCCTCCTCGGCGTAGTGCTCGTGCTGATCTCCCCGGTGCTCGTGCTGTAGCCGCCGCGATGCGCGAGCACCCGTTGTCGTTCCGTCGTAGCCCACGTGTTTTTGCCGCGGGACGCCGTAGCACGAGCATGGCGGAAACCATTCTCGTCCCGGTGGACGATTCGGAGCGCTCGACCGAGGCCCTCGAGTTCGCCCTCGAGAACGATCCCGACGCCCGGTTCGTCGTCATCCACGTTCACGAACCGGTCTACGGCGAGAGTCTCGCCGGACAGGAGATCGAGACGGAGCGAACCGGCGCGGACGAGCTGTTCGAGCAGGCGCGCGGGCTCGCCGAGGAACGCGGCGTCGAACTCGAGACGGTCACTGCCGAGGGGACGCCCTCGGCGGCGATCGTCGAGTACGCGGAGAACAACCCGGTCGAGAAGATCGTGATGGGTAGCCACGGCCGCGAGGGGGCCTCGCGGGTGCTTCTGGGTAGCGTCGCCGAGAACGTCACCCGCCGGTCGCCGGTGCCGGTGACGGTGGTGCGTTGAGCGAAGTGAAGCGTAGCAGGGAGTGAAGCAAACGGAACGACCGAGGTGCGCGATCGGAGTCGGGAGCGAGCGGGAAACTGCAACCGACGGGCCGGACGCCGGAGCGGTCCGTCACTCGGCGAGTGGATCTCGACCCGCGAGCACGACGTTCACGACCGCGCCGACGAGGACGAGCACGGCGGCGAAGTAGAGCCAGGTGAGAAACAGCAGCACCGCGCCGAGGAGGCCGTACGCCGCGTAGTCGCCCGCGTTGGCAGCGTAGATCTGGAAGACGATCTGGAGGACGAGCCAACCGACCGCTGCCACGAGTGCGCCCGGGAGCGCCTCGCGTGCCGTCATCTCGACGGGCGGCATCACGTAGTACAGCGGCAGGAAGACGCCGACGAGGCCGACGATCAGCGCGACGTAGCCGAGCACGCCGATGAAGGGGATGCCGATCCGCGTCGCCTGGCCGAGCACCACTCCGAGCCCGATCATCAGGACGGCCGCCAGACCGACCGTGAGGAGGACGGTCAGCCCGTCCTTCACCTGCCCGAGAAGCCCCGTCTGTGGCTGCAGTCCGTAGACCTCGTCGAAGGCGAGATCCATCCCGCGGAACAGCTTGAGCCCGCTCCACGTCAGGGCGACGATGCTCGCGACGCTCGCGCCGGCGCGACCGCTCGAGGCCGTCAACGCCTGCTCGACGACGGTCGCGCCCTGGTCCGAGATCTGGCCCTGGACGGTCGAGACGATCCGCTGGGCGAACGCCTCCCCGCCCAGCAGCGAGCCGAGGGCGATCGCGAGCAACAACAGCGGGATGACGGAGACGAACGCGTAGTAGGCGACGCTCGCCGCCAGAAACGTGACGTTCTGTTCCTTCGTGAGGTCGAGGATCGAGCGAACGGTTCCTGTAGCACCCATGGCTCATCGTTGAGGCCGACGGAGTATAAGTGCCGACTGCCGGCAGGTGACGGACCCGGCGCTCGCGATCGACGACATCGAGTGGCCGGCGTCCACCTCGACGTTCGCCGCGGCACCGGCGGAGACGGCAATGCTTATGCGCGGACCCGCCGTGCCTTTCGATACGGTTATGGGCGTGATAGAGGACGTTTATGCGGACGTAGAGGCCGACGTATCCCTCGAGAAGTTTCGTGAGGCCGTCGAGTCGAAGGTCGAGCAGATGGGCGGGCTCGCGGACGAGGAGACCGCGGCCATGCTGATCGCCCACGAACTGCGCGACGAGGAGGTGAACGGAGTCGCCGACATCGAGCCCGGGATGGAGGAGGTGAAGTTCCTCGCGAAGGTGATCAGCGTCGGCGAACTTCGCACCTTCGAGCGCGACGACGAGGACGAGGAGGGCTACGTCATCAACGTCGAGGCCGCCGACGAGAGCGCGACGGTCCGGCTCGCGTTCTGGGACGAGCAGGCCAGAGCGATCGACGAGGAGGGGATCGAGCCCGGCACCGTCCTTCGGGTGAAGGGCCGACCCAAGGAGGGCTTTTCGGGCCTCGAGGTGAGCGTCTCGCAGGCCGAGGAGGACCCCGACGCCGAGATCGACGTGACGATACAGGACACCTACCGGGTCGAGGACCTCTCGCTCGGC is part of the Halalkalicoccus sp. CG83 genome and harbors:
- a CDS encoding universal stress protein; the encoded protein is MAETILVPVDDSERSTEALEFALENDPDARFVVIHVHEPVYGESLAGQEIETERTGADELFEQARGLAEERGVELETVTAEGTPSAAIVEYAENNPVEKIVMGSHGREGASRVLLGSVAENVTRRSPVPVTVVR
- a CDS encoding sulfite exporter TauE/SafE family protein, translated to MSVELAVVLAVIAFFAGIGITAIGPGGIFVTVALFTLTPISAAEVAGTASATFIATGLLGSAVYLQSGEFAYGHARELALLLSTASIAGALAGSQANLLLPDRVFGYLLAAFVAGVGGLIVYREAVGLKPSDRLEAVPARQRRLLIGTIGFGIGVLGAMLGVGGPVVAVPILVVLGVPMLVAVAVAQVQSVFISSFATVGYVAVDAVSFPLVLVVGIPQLIGVVVGWQVAQRVDPERLRVLLGVVLVLISPVLVL
- a CDS encoding YihY/virulence factor BrkB family protein — protein: MGATGTVRSILDLTKEQNVTFLAASVAYYAFVSVIPLLLLAIALGSLLGGEAFAQRIVSTVQGQISDQGATVVEQALTASSGRAGASVASIVALTWSGLKLFRGMDLAFDEVYGLQPQTGLLGQVKDGLTVLLTVGLAAVLMIGLGVVLGQATRIGIPFIGVLGYVALIVGLVGVFLPLYYVMPPVEMTAREALPGALVAAVGWLVLQIVFQIYAANAGDYAAYGLLGAVLLFLTWLYFAAVLVLVGAVVNVVLAGRDPLAE